A region from the Dehalococcoides mccartyi CG5 genome encodes:
- a CDS encoding universal stress protein: MYKKILVPLDGSKAAEGVLPHAKALAFSEGSQILLLNVVSNPAVEFAFSDPAIAAISVNEQVDSGKEYMVRVENKLKGEGYDVRVLLREGGAAEVILSVAEEEKVDVIAMSTHGRSGAARWLLGSVAERVVRHSHIPIMLIRSNE; encoded by the coding sequence ATGTACAAGAAAATCCTGGTTCCGTTAGACGGTTCAAAGGCTGCTGAAGGAGTATTACCTCATGCCAAGGCTTTAGCCTTTTCAGAGGGTAGCCAGATCCTGCTTTTAAATGTGGTGTCTAACCCTGCGGTTGAATTTGCATTTTCAGACCCTGCCATTGCCGCTATTTCGGTAAACGAACAAGTAGACTCCGGCAAAGAATATATGGTTCGTGTCGAAAACAAACTCAAAGGCGAAGGGTATGATGTCAGGGTTCTGCTAAGGGAAGGCGGAGCGGCTGAAGTCATACTAAGTGTTGCAGAGGAAGAGAAGGTGGACGTAATTGCTATGTCCACACATGGACGGAGTGGTGCTGCCCGCTGGTTACTGGGAAGCGTAGCCGAACGGGTTGTCCGTCATTCCCATATTCCCATTATGCTTATCCGCTCAAACGAATAA
- a CDS encoding DUF502 domain-containing protein → MPENQNIWTSILKYLRSRFLAGILIVVPVGASILVLIWLFQSIDNILQPVVSGIFGQEIVGLGVAFTILLVLIVGIILSNYLGHRVVKTFENLAYRLPIFGQIQKGVKQVLESVSGLKKASFREVVILEFPKPGLKAMGFITNRVVNKEDGQEYNLVFIPNVPNPTSGYLELVPDEKLMRTDIPVEVAIKMLISSGIVAPESFVAKKAPEETAFL, encoded by the coding sequence ATGCCTGAAAACCAAAATATTTGGACCAGTATTCTCAAATATCTGCGGAGCAGGTTTTTAGCCGGTATTCTTATTGTAGTGCCGGTAGGCGCTTCAATACTGGTGCTCATTTGGCTGTTTCAGTCCATTGATAATATTCTCCAGCCCGTAGTATCCGGTATATTTGGCCAAGAGATTGTGGGGCTGGGGGTGGCTTTCACTATTCTACTGGTACTCATAGTTGGCATTATTCTCAGTAATTATCTGGGGCATCGGGTGGTAAAGACTTTCGAAAATTTAGCCTATCGCCTGCCCATCTTCGGGCAAATTCAAAAAGGGGTTAAACAGGTACTTGAGAGTGTGTCCGGCCTGAAAAAAGCATCTTTTCGCGAGGTAGTTATACTGGAGTTTCCCAAGCCGGGTCTAAAAGCTATGGGTTTTATAACCAATAGGGTTGTAAACAAAGAAGACGGGCAGGAATACAATCTGGTATTTATACCTAATGTCCCCAATCCCACCAGCGGTTATCTGGAACTGGTTCCTGACGAAAAGCTGATGCGTACGGATATACCGGTAGAAGTGGCTATAAAAATGCTTATCTCAAGCGGCATTGTTGCCCCCGAGAGTTTTGTGGCTAAAAAAGCCCCTGAAGAAACCGCCTTTTTATAG
- a CDS encoding fasciclin domain-containing protein — translation MLDLVDTAFGNINLSILCKAVTQTGLIGTLRGGPFTILAPDNDAFAKMPDGMLDYLMENESELKSILLYHLIPGRHTVEELTKLYSTNTALDKPVEIQVSGKMLALNTSHVITKNLEATNGLIHVIDKVLLPPK, via the coding sequence ATGCTGGATTTGGTTGATACCGCATTTGGAAATATAAACCTTTCCATCTTGTGCAAAGCAGTTACCCAAACTGGTCTTATAGGCACCCTCCGGGGCGGGCCTTTTACCATACTGGCACCGGATAACGACGCTTTTGCCAAAATGCCTGACGGCATGCTGGATTACCTGATGGAAAATGAATCTGAATTGAAATCTATACTGCTTTACCACCTAATACCTGGCCGCCATACAGTTGAAGAGCTGACTAAACTGTACTCCACCAATACCGCTCTGGATAAACCGGTGGAGATTCAGGTTTCTGGCAAAATGCTGGCATTAAATACCTCTCATGTTATCACCAAAAATTTGGAAGCCACAAATGGTTTGATACATGTTATTGACAAAGTGTTACTTCCGCCCAAATAA